The proteins below come from a single Candidatus Neomarinimicrobiota bacterium genomic window:
- a CDS encoding endonuclease, whose protein sequence is MGKTLHKILTFVFLSASLLSAAIPEGYYAGTEGKTGEELKHTLHTIIRGHTRISYSAVYTALQDTDEDPLNPQNVILLYTGRSQHEDYQDHGSTYNYEQFGGTYNDAWNREHVWPKSHGFPN, encoded by the coding sequence ATAGGAAAGACATTGCACAAGATATTAACATTCGTATTTCTCTCAGCCTCTCTCCTCTCAGCGGCCATCCCTGAAGGATATTATGCCGGCACGGAAGGTAAAACCGGTGAAGAACTGAAACACACACTTCATACGATCATTCGGGGACACACGCGCATTTCGTACAGTGCAGTTTATACGGCACTTCAGGATACTGATGAAGACCCTCTGAACCCACAGAATGTCATCCTCCTCTATACCGGTCGTTCCCAACATGAAGATTACCAGGATCACGGATCCACATACAATTATGAACAGTTTGGAGGAACCTATAACGACGCATGGAACCGTGAGCATGTGTGGCCTAAATCCCATGGTTTTCCCAAC